A DNA window from Bradyrhizobium barranii subsp. barranii contains the following coding sequences:
- a CDS encoding Hcp family type VI secretion system effector gives MAVDIFLKLDPIKGDSLDDKHKDEIDILSWSFGESQTGTFHSGSGGGAGKVSVQDLHFTHFVDKATPELFKVCANGKHIDSAILTVRKAGENPLEYLKIEMKQVLVTSVSTGGSHGEDRLTENVSLNFAKVKMIYKTQTEKGGAGASPTFGWDVPANKEWA, from the coding sequence ATGGCTGTCGACATCTTCCTGAAACTCGATCCGATCAAGGGCGATTCGCTGGACGACAAGCACAAAGACGAAATCGATATTTTGAGCTGGTCGTTCGGCGAGAGCCAGACCGGCACCTTCCACAGCGGATCGGGCGGCGGCGCCGGCAAGGTCAGCGTGCAGGATCTTCACTTCACGCACTTCGTTGACAAGGCCACGCCGGAACTTTTCAAGGTCTGCGCAAACGGCAAGCATATCGACAGCGCGATCCTGACGGTCCGCAAGGCCGGCGAAAACCCGCTGGAATATCTCAAGATCGAGATGAAGCAGGTTCTCGTGACGAGCGTATCGACAGGCGGATCGCACGGCGAAGATCGCCTTACCGAAAACGTGAGTCTGAACTTCGCGAAGGTCAAGATGATCTACAAGACCCAGACGGAGAAGGGTGGCGCCGGAGCTTCGCCGACGTTTGGCTGGGATGTTCCTGCCAACAAGGAATGGGCCTGA
- the tssE gene encoding type VI secretion system baseplate subunit TssE: MTIAKKDRLSPPLMLAFRSAHEARDARKKLNLRDESGERVIAGRRSAGRFPISETLLRREVSHDLETLLNTIALESTLDLNGHDCVRTSILNFGFPDIAHRSIDEVADDELTDALRETLTTYEPRLDRNTIRVRRDGSVGPEQLKLRFIVHADLKAEPLNVPVEFVADVDLDSGDIQINRL, encoded by the coding sequence ATGACCATTGCAAAGAAGGATCGGCTCTCTCCCCCACTGATGCTGGCATTTCGCTCAGCCCATGAAGCGCGCGACGCACGCAAGAAGCTCAATCTACGCGATGAGTCTGGCGAGCGGGTCATTGCAGGGCGGCGGAGCGCGGGCCGATTTCCAATCTCGGAAACGTTGCTCCGGCGCGAGGTCTCCCATGACCTCGAAACGCTCCTCAACACCATTGCCCTGGAATCGACCCTGGATCTGAACGGCCACGATTGCGTCCGAACCTCAATCCTGAACTTTGGCTTCCCTGATATTGCCCACCGTTCGATCGACGAGGTCGCCGACGACGAGCTCACCGACGCGTTGCGCGAGACGCTCACGACTTATGAACCGAGGCTCGATCGCAACACCATCCGGGTCCGACGCGACGGCTCGGTCGGCCCCGAGCAACTCAAGCTGCGCTTCATCGTTCACGCCGACCTGAAGGCCGAGCCGCTCAACGTCCCCGTGGAGTTCGTCGCCGACGTCGACCTCGACAGCGGCGATATCCAGATCAACCGACTTTAG
- the tssF gene encoding type VI secretion system baseplate subunit TssF, protein MNREFLDFYNRELSLLYEQAGDFAEEYPGIAERLGGLIRDRSDPMITGLLEGAAFLAARVQLKLKHEFPEFTANLLEQLVPNYLAPTPSAMLVTARPPYADPALRDGKKIVRGAYFDATYRERERSLSCRFRLCRDIALWPFDVTGAEYFSTAGALQALGIPVGGDVIAGLRLSLTHRTAARLDEELPDAEARAKPETWFAGCRTSELPIYLSGAESDAIALYEQLISNCRGVYFRHLDDFGDPVVTRAPHDCVQQIGFDENESLFPNDNRVFRGSELLREYFMFPRKFLGFNLTGLRSVMPRLRSKSIDIVFAFDEHNSRLAAAVRPDTFRLYSAPAINLFEKTSDRIPVKSNTHEYHVVPDRSRYLEYEPHQVLEVYAHFPADKDKRPVRPLYSAAVDRTSGSVEGLYFTVRRLPRRRTMGEKTYGASSDYTGTDMFLSLLEPGELSGEGAVAELSVRALCSNRHLTEHLPVGQGGADFRLLDDTSLDLMCVAGPTRPREPIVAQLRSRSEIANSGIVSWRLINMLSLNYLGLVERGGGKNAGALREMLSLFADQFDDATERKIRGVRSIESRPVVRRVRERTGSGAARGLEITITLDEKAFEGSGVFLLGAVLERFFADYSGFNTFTQTVVSTPERGEIMRWPPRMGTRRPL, encoded by the coding sequence ATGAACCGCGAATTCCTTGATTTTTACAATCGTGAACTGTCACTGCTCTACGAGCAGGCCGGGGATTTCGCCGAAGAGTATCCCGGCATCGCAGAACGCCTCGGTGGGCTGATCCGGGATCGCTCAGATCCCATGATCACGGGCTTGCTGGAAGGTGCCGCATTTCTCGCCGCTCGCGTTCAGCTCAAGCTCAAGCACGAGTTCCCGGAATTCACTGCAAACCTGCTCGAGCAACTGGTTCCGAACTACCTTGCCCCGACTCCGTCGGCCATGCTGGTCACGGCACGCCCCCCCTATGCCGACCCAGCGCTACGCGATGGCAAGAAGATCGTGCGCGGCGCCTATTTCGACGCCACCTATCGCGAGAGAGAACGAAGTCTTTCCTGCCGATTTCGACTTTGCCGCGATATCGCTCTTTGGCCATTTGACGTCACTGGCGCCGAATACTTCTCGACGGCAGGCGCGCTGCAGGCGCTCGGGATTCCCGTCGGCGGGGACGTCATCGCCGGGCTCAGGCTGTCGTTGACCCACCGTACCGCGGCCCGGCTCGATGAGGAGCTGCCGGACGCAGAGGCCAGGGCCAAGCCGGAAACCTGGTTTGCAGGGTGCCGCACGAGCGAACTTCCGATCTACCTTTCAGGCGCGGAATCCGACGCCATTGCGCTTTACGAGCAATTGATCTCGAACTGCAGGGGCGTCTACTTCCGGCATCTCGATGATTTCGGCGATCCGGTGGTGACCCGTGCGCCCCATGACTGCGTGCAGCAGATTGGCTTCGACGAGAACGAGTCGCTGTTTCCCAACGACAACCGGGTCTTTCGCGGCTCGGAGCTGCTGCGGGAATATTTCATGTTTCCACGCAAGTTCCTCGGCTTCAACCTGACGGGACTTCGCAGCGTGATGCCACGGCTGCGCAGCAAATCGATCGATATCGTCTTCGCTTTCGATGAACACAATTCACGGCTTGCCGCCGCGGTGCGGCCCGATACCTTCAGGCTCTATAGCGCGCCGGCGATCAACCTGTTCGAGAAGACGAGCGATCGCATCCCCGTCAAATCGAATACGCACGAGTACCATGTGGTGCCCGATCGCAGCCGCTATCTGGAATACGAACCGCACCAGGTGCTCGAAGTCTACGCGCACTTTCCGGCTGACAAGGACAAGCGGCCGGTGCGCCCGCTGTATTCGGCCGCCGTCGACCGGACCAGCGGGTCGGTCGAGGGGCTTTATTTCACCGTTCGACGGTTGCCCCGGCGCCGCACGATGGGAGAAAAGACGTATGGCGCATCCTCGGACTACACCGGGACGGACATGTTCCTGTCACTGCTGGAGCCCGGTGAACTTAGCGGCGAAGGTGCGGTCGCCGAACTCAGCGTCCGGGCGCTGTGCTCCAACCGGCATCTCACGGAACACTTGCCGGTCGGCCAGGGCGGCGCCGACTTCCGCCTGCTGGACGATACTTCCCTTGATCTGATGTGCGTCGCCGGTCCCACCCGACCACGCGAACCGATCGTGGCCCAGTTGCGCAGCCGCAGCGAGATCGCGAACAGCGGAATCGTCAGCTGGCGGCTGATCAACATGTTGAGCCTGAACTATCTTGGCCTCGTCGAGCGCGGTGGCGGCAAGAACGCCGGAGCCCTGCGCGAAATGCTGTCCTTGTTTGCCGACCAGTTCGACGACGCCACGGAACGCAAGATCCGCGGTGTGCGCAGCATAGAAAGCCGGCCCGTCGTACGGCGGGTGCGCGAGCGCACCGGCAGCGGCGCAGCGCGCGGCCTGGAGATTACCATCACGCTCGACGAGAAGGCATTCGAGGGCAGCGGCGTGTTCTTGCTCGGAGCCGTGCTGGAGCGCTTCTTCGCCGACTATTCGGGCTTCAATACCTTCACACAGACGGTCGTCTCGACGCCGGAGCGCGGCGAGATCATGCGTTGGCCGCCGCGCATGGGCACGCGGAGACCTCTATGA
- the tssG gene encoding type VI secretion system baseplate subunit TssG, protein MAAAHGHAETSMTLIDQMKAEPWRFDFFNTLRQLERANSDRPRIGDSAARREEYIDLGQVPYLEFPASNLAAVDDVGGRLRIFVKFLGLLGPQGALPLATTDESLSWWLMRDDAFPRFLDLLNGRFLQLFFRAWADARPIAQHDRPADDRFIAYVGSFAGLGSDVFADRDTVPDMAKLSFAGLISPRAKCASRLTRFLQGLFDVKVEIDEFVGTWLSFDPSHCSRLGGTHARLGRDALLGSRVFSVEDKIRVRVFVKNFTQYEQFLPTEARNLSEPLADAVFFYIGDELEWEVELAIPAGEVVPVRLGQSGRLGWTTWVSPNWTSTEEYRRDARFQLGERLSARRAAAADAPAI, encoded by the coding sequence TTGGCCGCCGCGCATGGGCACGCGGAGACCTCTATGACGCTGATCGACCAGATGAAGGCGGAGCCCTGGCGGTTCGATTTCTTCAATACGCTGCGCCAGCTCGAGCGCGCCAACTCGGATCGACCGCGGATCGGTGACAGTGCTGCACGCCGCGAGGAGTATATCGACCTCGGCCAAGTGCCTTATCTGGAGTTCCCCGCCTCCAACCTTGCGGCCGTCGACGACGTGGGTGGCCGGCTCAGGATATTCGTCAAATTTCTCGGTCTCCTGGGGCCGCAGGGCGCGCTGCCGCTTGCCACCACCGACGAAAGCCTCAGCTGGTGGCTGATGCGGGATGACGCCTTCCCGCGCTTTCTCGATCTGCTCAACGGACGCTTTCTGCAACTCTTCTTTCGCGCCTGGGCGGATGCGCGGCCGATCGCTCAGCACGACCGTCCGGCGGATGATCGCTTCATCGCCTATGTCGGCTCCTTCGCCGGCCTCGGCTCCGACGTTTTCGCTGATCGAGACACCGTACCGGATATGGCGAAGCTCAGCTTTGCCGGACTAATCTCCCCCAGAGCGAAGTGTGCGTCACGGTTGACGCGGTTCCTGCAGGGGCTGTTCGACGTCAAGGTCGAGATCGACGAATTTGTCGGCACCTGGCTGTCATTCGACCCAAGTCATTGCAGCCGGCTCGGCGGAACCCATGCCAGGCTCGGCCGGGACGCGCTTCTGGGCTCACGCGTATTCAGCGTCGAGGACAAGATCAGGGTGCGAGTCTTTGTCAAGAATTTCACCCAGTACGAACAGTTCTTGCCGACCGAAGCGCGCAACTTGTCGGAGCCTCTGGCGGACGCCGTGTTCTTCTATATCGGCGACGAATTGGAATGGGAGGTGGAGCTCGCCATTCCGGCGGGAGAGGTCGTCCCGGTCAGGCTCGGACAGAGCGGACGACTTGGATGGACCACCTGGGTCTCGCCGAACTGGACTTCCACAGAAGAATATCGCCGCGATGCCCGCTTTCAGCTCGGCGAGCGCTTGAGCGCCCGTCGGGCCGCCGCAGCCGATGCCCCGGCGATTTGA
- the tssH gene encoding type VI secretion system ATPase TssH, with amino-acid sequence MTDISIEAVTGKLNRAGYDAFIQALRHAKSAGNRNVELAHWLFHILQQERNDLSLSVDHYKLDRARLLSDLAGVINGFRKNETDMPGVANPVIDLLDRGWHYATLFFGETQIRTGHLLVAGLKSNDIRRTLNNLSQEFAKVNVDALAAERRNVWAGSDEETMRPMDGSGLVGAGTEGAAQAGPKGTTPLDRFSQDLTAKAKSGEMDPILGRDEEIRQLIDVLMRRRQNNPILTGEAGVGKTAVVEGFAQRIAAGDVPPPLRGVRLCALDIGLMQAGASMKGEFEQRLRSVIDEVQSSPTPIILFIDEAHTLIGAGGAAGTGDAANLLKPPLARGTLRTIAATTWAEYRQYIEKDPALTRRFQPIQIDEPEVETCCIMLRGLLGPMEKHHGVRISDAAIVAAVNLSHRYIPSRQLPDKAVSLLDTASARVAISQSATPALIEDARVAITAREAEKSALVSDSDLGLKDSDRITAIDNDIAALKDKLTNLESDWAKEQELVKDIRSIREILSQPKEGEDPAVRRAELRGKFDTLESIHPEKRMVYAHVDQQSVASVVSDWTGIPVGRMMRDEIETVLKLPEILNRRVVGQSHGLTMIAKRIETSRAKLDNPSKPIGVFMLAGPSGVGKTETALALAETLYGGEQNMITINMSEFQEAHTVSTLKGAPPGYVGYGEGGRLTEAVRRKPYSVILLDEVEKAHPDVHEIFFQVFDKGTMEDGNGRRIDFKNTLIILTTNVGTDLIMGLSRDPKYRSEPEELAKMLRPELLKVFPAALLGRIVSIPYFPLSDEMLAGIVRLQLDRIGRRLRDNHNASFDYDDAVVEHIVSRCNDPDSGGRMIDNIITNTLLPELSRAFLSKSLAKEEIKQARVSIENDKFAYSWN; translated from the coding sequence GTGACCGACATCAGCATTGAGGCTGTAACGGGCAAGCTGAACCGGGCCGGCTATGATGCCTTCATACAGGCCCTGCGCCACGCGAAGAGCGCCGGCAATCGCAACGTCGAGCTTGCGCACTGGCTGTTTCATATCCTGCAGCAGGAACGCAACGATCTCAGCCTCTCGGTCGATCATTACAAGCTCGACCGGGCGCGCTTGTTGTCGGACCTTGCCGGCGTGATCAATGGCTTTCGTAAGAACGAAACCGACATGCCGGGCGTCGCCAATCCGGTCATCGATCTGCTCGACCGGGGCTGGCATTATGCCACGCTGTTCTTTGGCGAGACCCAGATCCGCACCGGTCATCTGCTCGTGGCGGGCCTGAAATCGAACGATATTCGTCGCACGCTGAACAACCTCTCGCAGGAATTCGCCAAGGTCAACGTCGACGCACTCGCCGCGGAGCGCCGCAACGTCTGGGCCGGCTCCGACGAGGAAACCATGCGGCCGATGGACGGTTCGGGTCTGGTCGGCGCAGGCACGGAAGGCGCGGCCCAAGCGGGTCCCAAGGGGACGACGCCGCTCGACCGGTTCTCCCAGGATCTCACCGCCAAGGCCAAATCAGGTGAGATGGATCCGATCCTTGGCCGGGACGAAGAAATCCGCCAACTGATCGACGTGCTGATGCGACGGCGGCAGAACAATCCAATTCTTACCGGCGAGGCTGGCGTCGGCAAGACCGCAGTTGTCGAGGGATTCGCCCAGCGAATCGCCGCCGGCGACGTGCCGCCACCGCTCCGCGGTGTAAGGCTTTGTGCGCTCGACATCGGCCTGATGCAGGCCGGTGCTTCCATGAAGGGTGAGTTTGAACAGCGCTTGCGCTCGGTGATCGACGAGGTCCAGAGCTCACCCACCCCCATCATACTGTTCATCGATGAAGCCCACACATTGATCGGCGCCGGCGGCGCGGCCGGCACCGGTGATGCGGCCAATCTCCTGAAACCTCCTCTCGCCCGTGGCACGCTGCGCACGATCGCCGCCACCACATGGGCAGAATATCGCCAGTATATCGAGAAGGATCCCGCGCTCACACGACGCTTCCAGCCGATCCAGATCGATGAACCGGAAGTGGAGACCTGCTGCATCATGCTGCGCGGACTTCTCGGTCCGATGGAAAAGCACCACGGCGTTCGCATCTCCGATGCTGCGATCGTCGCAGCGGTTAACCTGTCCCACCGCTACATTCCGTCACGGCAGTTGCCGGACAAGGCGGTCAGCCTGCTTGATACCGCCTCGGCGCGCGTGGCCATCAGCCAGAGCGCGACGCCAGCCCTGATCGAGGATGCACGCGTTGCGATTACCGCTCGTGAAGCCGAGAAATCGGCACTCGTCAGCGACAGCGATCTTGGGCTTAAGGACAGCGACCGCATCACGGCGATCGACAACGACATTGCGGCACTGAAGGACAAGCTGACGAACCTCGAATCCGATTGGGCCAAAGAGCAGGAACTCGTCAAGGACATCCGGAGCATCCGAGAGATTCTGTCCCAGCCCAAAGAAGGCGAAGATCCGGCTGTCAGGCGCGCGGAGTTGCGCGGCAAGTTCGACACACTTGAGAGCATCCATCCGGAGAAGCGGATGGTCTATGCCCATGTAGACCAGCAATCGGTGGCGTCCGTTGTCTCTGACTGGACCGGCATCCCGGTCGGCCGGATGATGCGCGACGAGATCGAAACCGTGCTGAAGCTACCGGAGATCCTCAACCGCCGCGTCGTCGGCCAGTCCCATGGACTGACGATGATCGCCAAGCGAATTGAGACCAGCCGCGCCAAGCTTGACAACCCGTCGAAACCGATCGGCGTGTTCATGCTGGCTGGTCCGTCCGGCGTGGGCAAGACCGAAACCGCCCTGGCACTTGCCGAGACCCTTTACGGCGGCGAGCAGAACATGATCACGATCAACATGTCGGAGTTCCAGGAAGCGCACACCGTCTCGACCTTGAAGGGTGCACCTCCCGGCTATGTCGGCTATGGCGAAGGTGGACGCCTTACCGAGGCTGTCCGGCGCAAGCCCTACAGCGTCATCCTGCTCGACGAGGTAGAGAAAGCTCATCCCGACGTCCACGAGATCTTCTTCCAGGTGTTCGACAAGGGAACCATGGAGGACGGCAACGGGCGGCGGATCGACTTCAAGAACACCTTGATCATCCTTACCACCAACGTCGGCACCGATCTGATCATGGGCCTCTCGCGCGATCCAAAGTATCGCAGCGAGCCGGAAGAACTCGCCAAGATGCTGAGGCCGGAATTGCTGAAGGTGTTTCCTGCAGCGCTGCTCGGACGCATCGTCTCGATACCGTACTTCCCGCTATCCGACGAGATGCTCGCCGGGATCGTTCGGTTGCAGCTCGACCGGATCGGACGACGCCTCCGCGACAATCATAACGCGTCCTTCGACTACGATGACGCGGTCGTGGAGCACATTGTGTCACGTTGCAACGACCCGGATTCCGGCGGGCGAATGATTGACAACATCATCACCAACACCCTGCTCCCGGAGCTGTCGCGCGCGTTCCTCAGCAAGTCGCTTGCCAAGGAAGAAATCAAGCAAGCGCGGGTCTCGATCGAGAACGACAAGTTCGCATATTCGTGGAATTGA
- a CDS encoding class I SAM-dependent methyltransferase yields MNIQTEHRPPNTGPTSYDEVYYPGHVYGLTHPNHLATIAAVYGMQSAPVERCRVLELGCGVGGNLLPMAFQYPGSEFVGVDLSGVTIERGQRNIATLGLSNIKLLHCDIMNVDAGFGEFDYILAHGVYSWVPPAVREKMMMIFKQNLAPRGVCYVSYNAHPFSHLRDMVRDMMRYHTRRLTGMKEKVGQARAILKFLSDGSKANSVHGAIMRDQYNRVLKSPDELLFHDDLDDGAEAFLLHEVAEDASRHGLQYLGDADFSRRYLAGYSEEVRATLQRFPESEFMARDQYQDFIDGNGFRRTLLCHDSISLSRQIDLDFVTRFHLLSTTNPVDPDACVTDDSAMEFENQDGSRVTVTDPLLKAAHLCLGRAWPRALSFDELLDGARALRGDRQADDDRKVLTEAMFILACSGEVSFLLSRPFLLKEATEHPQASLLARRQAQTGPLVTNLLHQTVQLEDDRTRDFLQLLDGARTIDQITAEMTEKFGPTIRIDQKDNAGQPAEPLLLSTRESVQRSLAMVGKLGLLVA; encoded by the coding sequence ATGAACATTCAAACCGAGCATCGCCCCCCGAACACCGGTCCCACGTCGTACGACGAGGTCTACTACCCCGGCCACGTCTACGGGCTCACTCATCCGAATCATCTTGCTACCATTGCCGCCGTTTACGGCATGCAGTCAGCGCCGGTGGAGCGTTGCCGGGTGCTGGAGCTTGGCTGCGGCGTTGGCGGCAACCTGTTGCCGATGGCCTTTCAATATCCAGGCAGCGAATTCGTCGGTGTCGACCTGAGCGGCGTGACGATCGAGCGCGGCCAGCGAAATATCGCCACATTGGGCCTGAGCAACATCAAGCTCCTCCATTGCGACATCATGAATGTCGACGCAGGCTTCGGGGAGTTCGACTACATCTTAGCGCACGGCGTGTATTCCTGGGTGCCGCCGGCGGTGCGCGAGAAGATGATGATGATCTTCAAGCAGAACCTGGCTCCCCGCGGGGTCTGCTACGTCAGCTACAATGCGCACCCGTTCTCGCATCTTCGCGACATGGTCCGCGACATGATGCGGTATCACACCCGCCGTCTCACCGGCATGAAGGAGAAGGTCGGACAGGCCCGCGCGATCCTGAAGTTCCTGAGCGACGGCTCGAAGGCCAACTCGGTGCACGGCGCAATTATGCGCGACCAGTACAACCGCGTCCTCAAGTCCCCCGACGAGCTTCTGTTTCACGACGATCTCGATGATGGCGCCGAGGCGTTCCTGCTGCATGAGGTCGCCGAGGACGCAAGCCGCCATGGCCTGCAATATCTGGGCGACGCTGATTTCTCACGACGCTATCTTGCCGGCTATTCCGAGGAGGTTCGCGCGACGCTGCAGCGCTTCCCGGAGAGCGAGTTCATGGCGCGCGATCAATATCAGGACTTCATCGACGGCAACGGCTTTCGGCGCACCTTGCTCTGCCACGACAGCATTTCGCTATCCCGCCAGATCGACCTCGATTTCGTCACCAGGTTCCATTTGCTGAGCACGACCAACCCGGTCGACCCCGACGCCTGCGTGACCGACGATTCCGCGATGGAATTCGAGAATCAGGACGGCAGCAGGGTCACGGTAACCGATCCACTCTTGAAGGCCGCGCATCTATGTCTGGGCCGGGCCTGGCCGCGAGCATTATCATTCGACGAGTTGCTCGATGGGGCCCGCGCGCTGCGGGGCGACCGGCAGGCGGATGACGACCGAAAGGTGCTGACGGAGGCGATGTTCATCCTGGCTTGCAGCGGCGAGGTTTCGTTCCTGCTGTCGCGTCCCTTTTTGTTGAAGGAAGCTACCGAGCATCCGCAGGCGAGCCTGCTCGCGCGAAGACAAGCGCAGACAGGTCCGCTCGTCACCAACCTCCTCCACCAAACGGTGCAGTTGGAGGACGACCGGACCAGGGATTTCCTGCAATTGCTCGACGGAGCGCGGACCATCGACCAGATCACGGCCGAAATGACGGAAAAATTCGGCCCGACCATCCGGATAGACCAGAAGGATAATGCCGGGCAGCCTGCCGAGCCGTTATTGCTGTCGACACGAGAAAGCGTTCAACGCTCGCTTGCGATGGTCGGCAAGCTGGGCCTGCTGGTCGCGTGA
- a CDS encoding IS256 family transposase codes for MTETTNVLAFRQPSAVDDPLTDIVRAGARDLLARAIEIEVGAFLASTANLTLPDGRARLVRHGHGPVREIATGIGPVEVARPKVRDRGASGPGDRLRFSSAILPLWARRTKSLDALIPVLYLRGISTGDFQEALSALLGKDAPNLSPSVIAGLKADWQVEYERWQRRDLSARRYVYIWADGVYLQARMEDHSECMLVLIGTTPEGKKELIGFQVGVRESAQSWRELLIDLRQRGLRIAPQLAIGDGALGFWKALDEAFPGTRHQRCWCHKVSNVLDKVAKSVQGPMKNDLRNIYLAPHRAEAETAIDVFVEKYHVKYGRAVECLIKDRHALLAFFDFPAEHWIHLRSSNPIESVFATVRHRTVRTKGSLSQQTAKLMVFKLIDAASKTWRRLKSTNQLPKVIAGVKFIDGIEVIPNTESHAA; via the coding sequence ATGACCGAGACTACCAATGTTCTTGCTTTCCGTCAGCCGTCCGCGGTTGATGATCCACTGACCGATATCGTTCGTGCCGGCGCGCGGGACCTGCTTGCCAGGGCGATCGAGATCGAGGTTGGCGCGTTTCTGGCCAGCACGGCCAATCTGACGCTGCCCGACGGTCGAGCGCGCCTGGTCCGACATGGGCACGGTCCGGTGCGCGAGATTGCGACCGGCATCGGTCCGGTGGAGGTCGCTCGTCCCAAGGTCCGCGACCGCGGAGCGAGCGGGCCAGGCGACCGCCTCCGCTTCAGTTCGGCAATCCTGCCGCTATGGGCGCGGCGGACGAAGAGCCTGGATGCCTTGATCCCGGTCCTCTATTTGCGCGGCATCTCGACCGGCGACTTCCAGGAGGCGCTCTCGGCGCTGCTCGGCAAGGATGCGCCGAACCTGTCGCCTTCGGTGATCGCCGGCCTGAAGGCCGATTGGCAGGTCGAGTACGAACGCTGGCAGAGACGCGATCTGTCGGCGCGTCGCTATGTCTACATCTGGGCCGATGGCGTGTACCTGCAGGCCCGCATGGAAGATCACAGCGAATGCATGCTGGTGCTGATTGGCACCACGCCGGAAGGCAAGAAGGAGCTGATCGGCTTCCAGGTCGGCGTGCGCGAGAGCGCGCAGAGCTGGCGCGAACTCCTGATCGACCTGCGGCAACGCGGGTTACGGATTGCCCCGCAACTCGCCATCGGCGACGGCGCCCTCGGCTTCTGGAAGGCACTGGACGAGGCCTTTCCCGGCACGCGGCACCAACGATGCTGGTGCCATAAAGTGAGCAACGTACTCGACAAGGTCGCCAAATCCGTGCAGGGCCCCATGAAGAACGACCTGCGGAACATCTATCTGGCCCCACACCGGGCCGAAGCTGAAACCGCGATCGACGTCTTCGTCGAGAAATACCACGTCAAATACGGACGTGCGGTGGAGTGCCTGATCAAGGATCGCCATGCGCTGCTCGCCTTCTTCGACTTCCCTGCTGAGCACTGGATCCACCTACGCAGCTCGAACCCGATCGAGAGCGTCTTCGCCACGGTGCGCCACCGAACGGTGCGGACCAAGGGATCGCTGTCGCAACAAACTGCGAAGCTGATGGTGTTCAAGCTCATCGACGCCGCATCGAAGACCTGGCGGCGATTGAAGAGCACGAACCAGTTGCCGAAAGTCATCGCCGGTGTAAAGTTCATCGACGGAATCGAAGTCATTCCGAACACTGAAAGCCACGCCGCCTGA
- a CDS encoding OmpA family protein, with protein MGRAPQPLPQYTPPGPVEQMPNMATQPQCSPLAKVHSAAVFPYVANEVATSRTEVGHLGVDVSLVPPAGICQYLIIWDFGVDWRHLKNIAKRDPLLAAQLIRFETDKSLQFQIVGYSDSTGGERNNSFLRTGRAKNVFHLFGPSARSRVFSVKPASLYEYLKDNTTVMNRAANRAVVVEIFGGGGGTI; from the coding sequence ATGGGACGCGCGCCGCAGCCACTGCCGCAATACACGCCGCCGGGCCCGGTGGAACAGATGCCGAATATGGCGACGCAACCGCAGTGCTCGCCGCTTGCCAAGGTCCACAGCGCCGCCGTCTTTCCCTACGTGGCCAATGAAGTCGCGACGTCTCGCACCGAGGTCGGCCATCTCGGCGTGGACGTCAGTCTGGTCCCGCCGGCCGGCATCTGCCAATATCTCATCATCTGGGATTTCGGCGTCGACTGGCGGCATCTCAAGAACATCGCCAAGCGCGATCCGCTGTTGGCAGCGCAGCTCATCCGATTCGAGACCGACAAGTCGTTGCAGTTCCAGATCGTCGGATACAGCGACAGCACCGGCGGCGAACGGAACAACAGCTTCCTGCGCACGGGCCGGGCCAAGAACGTCTTTCACCTGTTCGGCCCAAGCGCCCGCTCGCGCGTTTTCTCCGTCAAGCCCGCTTCACTCTACGAGTATCTGAAGGACAACACGACCGTGATGAACAGGGCCGCCAATCGCGCTGTGGTCGTCGAAATTTTCGGCGGCGGCGGCGGGACGATCTAG